From the genome of Desulfovibrio sp. X2:
CGGCCCCTCCGTGGCGGGCGCGCTGCTGGCCGCCGTGGGCGAGGGCTGGTGCTTCACCATAAACGGCGTCTCCTTCCTCGCGGTCATCGCCAGCCTGCTGCTCATGCGCCTGCCCGCCCGCGCGCCCGAGACCAAGGCACGCGCGCCCATGGCCAAGCGCATCAAGGAAGGTCTCAACTACGCCTGGAACAACCACGACATGCGCAACGTGCTGGGCCTCATCGCCATGGGCAGCTTCTTCGGCTCGTCCTACATGGTGCTCATGCCCGTCTTCGCCCAGAACGTGCTGCACTCCGGGGCCAAGGGCTTCGGCATCCTCATGGCCGCGGCGGGCGCGGGCAGCCTGGCGGGCGCCCTGACCCTGTCCATGCGCCGCGACGTGACCGGCCTGTGGAAGGTGCGCTTCATCGCCTCCGTGGGCTTCGGCATCTCGCTGCTCCTTTTCGCCTTGTCGCATTCCTTCTGGCTCTCCGCCGCCCTGCTCCTGCCCGTGGGCTTCGCCATGATCCTCTTCATGGCCGTGTCCAACACCCTGCTGCAGACCATCTGCCCCGACGCCCTGCGCGGCCGGGTCATGGCGCTCTACTCCATGATGTTCATGGGCATGGCCCCCTTCGGCGCCCTGCTCGCGGGCCTCATGGCCGAGTTCCTGGGCGCGGGCCATACCGTGGCCATCTGCGGCGGCGCCTGCCTGCTCGGCAGCCTCCTCGCCGGACGCCCCGGCCGCCGCGGTCCGCTGGCCCAGGCCGAGCCCCAGGCCGAGGGGTAGGGAAAAAGCGGGGGGAGGCGGGGACGACGAGCGGCTGACTCTTAACCAGTTGATTCGGGGGACTTCAGGCCAGGGCGAGGAAGGACTTCAGGGCCGGAT
Proteins encoded in this window:
- a CDS encoding MFS transporter — translated: MPPDSTFNENAAAAPAGRMATLTRSFKHRNFRLFFSGQFVSLIGTWMQNVAEAWLVYRLTGSSAALGLVRFAGLAPVFLFALIGGDWADRGSRRAILVGTQSSAMILAFTLAALCLTNTVQVWHVVVLATLLGLVSAMDVPTRQSFIVEMVGKEDLANAIGLNSSMFHLARVIGPSVAGALLAAVGEGWCFTINGVSFLAVIASLLLMRLPARAPETKARAPMAKRIKEGLNYAWNNHDMRNVLGLIAMGSFFGSSYMVLMPVFAQNVLHSGAKGFGILMAAAGAGSLAGALTLSMRRDVTGLWKVRFIASVGFGISLLLFALSHSFWLSAALLLPVGFAMILFMAVSNTLLQTICPDALRGRVMALYSMMFMGMAPFGALLAGLMAEFLGAGHTVAICGGACLLGSLLAGRPGRRGPLAQAEPQAEG